One window of the Balaenoptera ricei isolate mBalRic1 chromosome X, mBalRic1.hap2, whole genome shotgun sequence genome contains the following:
- the FAM3A gene encoding protein FAM3A isoform X2 has product MAGVAPAGRATALGRHCRASRSAPRSSLASPRRAERGSRADGAAPDRARIPPHRQSARSTNAAPDGCPTPAGEVDMRLAGPLRIVALVITVGLTWLVASILLGGPGGGFPRIQQLFAGPESSVTAEPRARKYKCGLPQPCPEEHLAFRMVSGAANVIGPKICLEDRMLMSSVKDNVGRGLNIALVNGVSGELIEARAFDMWAGDVNDLLKFIRPLHEGTLVFVASYDDPATKMNEETRKLFSDLGSKNVKDLAFRDSWVFVGAKGVQNKSPFEQHVKNSKHTNKYEGWPEALEMEGCIPRRTTAS; this is encoded by the exons ATGGCGGGGGTGGCGCCTGCGGGCCGTGCTACCGCCCTGGGCCGCCATTGCCGGGCCTCTCGCTCCGCGCCGCGGAGCTCCCTCGCCTCGCCTCGCCGAGCAGAGCGGGGCAGCCGGGCTGACGGGGCTGCCCCTGACCGAGCTCGCATCCCCCCCCACCGCCAG AGCGCACGGTCCACAAACGCTGCACCTGACGGCTGCCCCACCCCAGCGGGAGAAGTGGACATGAGGTTGGCAG GTCCCCTCCGCATCGTGGCCCTGGTCATCACCGTGGGCCTCACCTGGCTCGTAGCCAGCATCCTCCTCGGTGGGCCTGGCGGTGGCTTTCCTCGCATCCAGCAACTCTTCGCCG GCCCAGAGAGCTCAGTGACTGCAG AGCCGAGGGCCAGGAAGTACAAATGCGGCCTGCCTCAGCCGTGTCCCGAGGAGCACCTGGCCTTCCGCATGGTCAGCGGGGCTGCCAACGTCATTGGACCCAAGATCTGCCTGGAGGACAGGAT GCTCATGAGCAGTGTCAAGGACAACGTGGGCCGGGGACTGAACATCGCCCTGGTGAATG GGGTAAGCGGAGAGCTCATCGAGGCCCGCGCCTTCGACATGTGGGCGGGAG ATGTCAATGATCTACTGAAGTTTATCCGGCCGCTGCATGAAGGCACCCTGGTGTTTGTGGCTTCCTACGATGACCCAGCCACCAA GATGAATGAAGAGACCAGGAAGCTTTTCAGCGATCTGGGCAGCAAGAATGTCAAGGACCTGGCCTTCCGGGACAGCTGGGTGTTTGTAGGGGCCAAGGGTGTGCAGAACAAGAGCCCCTTTGAGCAG CACGTGAAGAACAGTAAGCACACCAATAAGTACGAAGGCTGGCCTGAGGCGCTGGAGATGGAAGGCTGCATCCCCAGGAGGACCACGGCCAGCTAG
- the SLC10A3 gene encoding P3 protein has protein sequence MVFRRGRCSSLRWPGPGGGSVCTGPLGMLRASLLLVSLLWGARGTASASLSTAVGRTVPLTGRRYLSIGDGSVMEFEFPEESEGIIVVSSQYPGQGNGTGPSPVLRVTSLDTEVLTIKNVSAVAWAGGGGFVVSIHSGLPGLAPLHLQLLDPREAPPALVEERRDFCIKVSPAEDTPATLGTDLVHFSENPVLYLLLPLIFVNKCSFGCQVELEVLKGLLQSPQPMLLGLLGQFLVMPFYAFLMAKVFMLPKALALGLIITCSSPGGGGSYLFSLLLGGDVTLAISMTFISTVAATGFLPLSSAIYSRLLSTHETLHVPISKILGTLLFIAIPIAAGVVIKSKLPKFSQLLLQVIKPFSFVLLLGGLFLAYHMGVFILAGVRLPIVLVGLTVPPVGLLVGYCLATCLKLPVAQRRTVSIEVGVQNSLLALAMLQLSLRRLQADYASQAPFLVALSGTSEMLALVTGHFIYSSVCAVP, from the coding sequence ATGGTGTTTAGGAGGGGCAGGTGCAGCTCCCTGAGGTGGCCGGGCCCGGGAGGGGGCAGTGTTTGCACAGGCCCCCTAGGCATGCTCAGGGCCAGCCTGCTGCTTGTCAGCCTGCTCTGGGGGGCGCGGGGCACAGCCAGCGCCAGTCTTAGCACGGCTGTGGGCCGTACCGTGCCCCTGACAGGGCGCCGCTACTTGAGCATTGGGGATGGCTCCGTGATGGAGTTTGAGTTCCCAGAGGAGAGCGAGGGCATCATCGTGGTCTCAAGCCAGTACCCGGGCCAGGGCAACGGGACGGGGCCCAGCCCCGTGCTGAGGGTCACCTCCCTGGACACAGAGGTGCTGACCATCAAGAACGTGAGTGCCGTAGCCTGGGCTGGTGGGGGTGGCTTCGTGGTGAGCATCCACTCGGGCCTGCCTGGGCTAGCGCCACTCCACCTCCAGCTCCTGGACCCCCGTGAGGCCCCGCCCGCGCTGGTTGAGGAGCGGAGGGATTTCTGCATCAAGGTCTCACCTGCTGAAGACACCCCTGCCACCCTTGGCACTGACTTGGTCCACTTCTCAGAGAACCCAGTACTCTACTTGCTCCTGCCTCTTATCTTTGTCAACAAGTGTTCATTTGGGTGCCAAGTAGAGCTCGAGGTTCTGAAGGGGCTCCTGCAGAGCCCCCAGCCCATGCTGCTGGGCCTCCTGGGCCAGTTTCTGGTTATGCCCTTCTACGCTTTTCTGATGGCTAAGGTCTTCATGCTGCCCAAGGCCCTGGCTCTGGGCCTCATCATCACCTGCTCGTCGCCCGGCGGCGGGGGGAGCTACCTCTTCAGCCTCCTCCTCGGGGGGGATGTCACCCTGGCCATCTCCATGACTTTCATCTCAACAGTGGCTGCCACCGGTTTCCTGCCGCTGTCCTCGGCCATCTACAGCCGCCTGCTCAGCACCCACGAGACACTCCACGTGCCCATTTCCAAGATCCTGGGGACCCTGCTGTTCATCGCCATCCCCATAGCAGCAGGCGTGGTGATCAAGTCCAAGCTCCCCAAGTTCTCGCAGCTGCTGCTGCAGGTCATCAAGCCCTTCAGCTTCGTGCTGCTCCTGGGCGGCCTCTTCCTGGCCTACCACATGGGGGTCTTCATCCTGGCGGGCGTCAGGCTGCCCATCGTGCTGGTGGGCCTCACAGTGCCCCCAGTTGGCCTCCTGGTGGGTTACTGCCTGGCCACGTGCCTGAAGCTGCCAGTGGCCCAGCGTCGGACCGTCAGCATCGAGGTCGGGGTGCAGAACAGCCTGCTGGCCTTGGCCATGCTGCAGCTGTCCCTCCGCCGCCTGCAGGCTGACTATGCCTCCCAGGCCCCCTTCCTTGTGGCACTGAGTGGCACCTCAGAGATGCTGGCCTTAGTTACTGGCCACTTCATCTATAGCAGTGTGTGTGCAGTTCCCTGA
- the UBL4A gene encoding ubiquitin-like protein 4A isoform X2 yields MQLTVKALQGRECDLQVSEDELVSTLKHLVSERLNIPVRQQRLLFKGKALADGKRLSDYSIGPNSKLNLVVKPLEKVLLEESSERTVAEAPPPPPAAWPLISKVLARHFSAADASRVLDQLQRDYERSLSRLTLDDIERLAGRFLHPEVTEAMEKGFSK; encoded by the exons ATGCAGCTAACAGTGAAGGCGCTCCAGGGCCGCGAGTGCGATCTGCAG GTGTCGGAGGACGAGCTGGTGTCCACGCTGAAACATCTGGTCTCCGAGAGGCTGAACATCCCTGTCCGCCAGCAGCGGCTGCTGTTCAAGGGCAAGGCCCTAGCAG ATGGGAAAAGACTCTCCGATTACAGCATTGGGCCCAATTCCAAGCTCAACCTAGTGGTCAAACCTCTGGAGAAGGTGTTACTGGAAGAAAGCAGCGAGCGGACAGTGgccgaggccccgcccccacccccagccgccTGGCCTCTAATCTCCAAAGTCCTGGCCCGTCACTTCAGCGCCGCAGATGCCAGCAGAGTCCTGGACCAACTCCAGAGG GATTATGAGAGGTCCCTGAGCCGCCTGACGCTGGATGACATCGAACGCTTGGCTGGCCGTTTCTTGCACCCTGAAGTGACTGAAGCTATGGAGAAGGGGTTCTCCAAGTAG
- the UBL4A gene encoding ubiquitin-like protein 4A isoform X1 encodes MQLTVKALQGRECDLQVSEDELVSTLKHLVSERLNIPVRQQRLLFKGKALADGKRLSDYSIGPNSKLNLVVKPLEKVLLEESSERTVAEAPPPPPAAWPLISKVLARHFSAADASRVLDQLQRDYERSLSRLTLDDIERLAGRFLHPEVTEAMEKGFSNVCFIPGLCLRIRRWLPAASTKSLDHSQQGAPFRPVA; translated from the exons ATGCAGCTAACAGTGAAGGCGCTCCAGGGCCGCGAGTGCGATCTGCAG GTGTCGGAGGACGAGCTGGTGTCCACGCTGAAACATCTGGTCTCCGAGAGGCTGAACATCCCTGTCCGCCAGCAGCGGCTGCTGTTCAAGGGCAAGGCCCTAGCAG ATGGGAAAAGACTCTCCGATTACAGCATTGGGCCCAATTCCAAGCTCAACCTAGTGGTCAAACCTCTGGAGAAGGTGTTACTGGAAGAAAGCAGCGAGCGGACAGTGgccgaggccccgcccccacccccagccgccTGGCCTCTAATCTCCAAAGTCCTGGCCCGTCACTTCAGCGCCGCAGATGCCAGCAGAGTCCTGGACCAACTCCAGAGG GATTATGAGAGGTCCCTGAGCCGCCTGACGCTGGATGACATCGAACGCTTGGCTGGCCGTTTCTTGCACCCTGAAGTGACTGAAGCTATGGAGAAGGGGTTCTCCAA CGTCTGCTTCATCCCAGGCCTCTGCCTCAGGATCAGAAGATGGTTGCCTGCAGCTTCCACCAAATCCCTCGATCACAGCCAGCAAGGAGCACCTTTCCGACCTGTAGCATAG
- the LAGE3 gene encoding EKC/KEOPS complex subunit LAGE3, giving the protein MGRPAARRRSRRRSAAAMQAAEADAGAGRMAGGAEGLGSQGGRGGRGGPRSAGAAAAANDGALCVAPAQHSPGPGGHPASTARRPGSRPHVFALSVPFPSTLEAEIARGSLAPDAELHHGAVGKELTVSGSVLAVHWRAEDSHLLQISIVNFLDQLSLVIRTMQRFGPPVAR; this is encoded by the exons ATGGGGAGACCGGCGGCCCGAAGACGGAGTCGGAGGCGGAGCGCTGCGGCCATGCAGGCGGCAGAGGCGGACGCAGGCGCAGGCAGGATGGCGGGCGGCGCTGAAGGCCTGGGCAgccaggggggcagggggggtcGGGGCGGCCCTCGCAGCGCGGGTGCTGCCGCCGCTGCAAACGACGGAGCTCTGTGTGTCGCGCCGGCACAGCACTCTCCGGGGCCGGGCGGACACCCCGCGTCCACGGCCAGAAGGCCGGGAAGCCGGCCGCACGTATT CGCCCTAAGTGTGCCTTTCCCGTCCACCTTGGAGGCGGAGATCGCCCGTGGGTCCCTGGCCCCAGATGCCGAACTGCACCACGGGGCTGTTGGGAAGGAGCTCACAGTAAGCGGCAGCGTCCTGGCGGT CCACTGGAGAGCTGAAGATTCCCACCTCCTCCAAATTTCCATCGTCAACTTTCTTGACCAGCTTTCTCTGGTGATACGGACCATGCAGCGCTTTGGGCCCCCTGTTGCACGCTAA
- the FAM3A gene encoding protein FAM3A isoform X5, whose amino-acid sequence MRLAGPLRIVALVITVGLTWLVASILLGGPGGGFPRIQQLFAGPESSVTAEPRARKYKCGLPQPCPEEHLAFRMVSGAANVIGPKICLEDRMLMSSVKDNVGRGLNIALVNGVSGELIEARAFDMWAGDVNDLLKFIRPLHEGTLVFVASYDDPATKMNEETRKLFSDLGSKNVKDLAFRDSWVFVGAKGVQNKSPFEQHVKNSKHTNKYEGWPEALEMEGCIPRRTTAS is encoded by the exons ATGAGGTTGGCAG GTCCCCTCCGCATCGTGGCCCTGGTCATCACCGTGGGCCTCACCTGGCTCGTAGCCAGCATCCTCCTCGGTGGGCCTGGCGGTGGCTTTCCTCGCATCCAGCAACTCTTCGCCG GCCCAGAGAGCTCAGTGACTGCAG AGCCGAGGGCCAGGAAGTACAAATGCGGCCTGCCTCAGCCGTGTCCCGAGGAGCACCTGGCCTTCCGCATGGTCAGCGGGGCTGCCAACGTCATTGGACCCAAGATCTGCCTGGAGGACAGGAT GCTCATGAGCAGTGTCAAGGACAACGTGGGCCGGGGACTGAACATCGCCCTGGTGAATG GGGTAAGCGGAGAGCTCATCGAGGCCCGCGCCTTCGACATGTGGGCGGGAG ATGTCAATGATCTACTGAAGTTTATCCGGCCGCTGCATGAAGGCACCCTGGTGTTTGTGGCTTCCTACGATGACCCAGCCACCAA GATGAATGAAGAGACCAGGAAGCTTTTCAGCGATCTGGGCAGCAAGAATGTCAAGGACCTGGCCTTCCGGGACAGCTGGGTGTTTGTAGGGGCCAAGGGTGTGCAGAACAAGAGCCCCTTTGAGCAG CACGTGAAGAACAGTAAGCACACCAATAAGTACGAAGGCTGGCCTGAGGCGCTGGAGATGGAAGGCTGCATCCCCAGGAGGACCACGGCCAGCTAG
- the FAM3A gene encoding protein FAM3A isoform X3, with protein MAGVAPAGRATALGRHCRASRSAPRSSLASPRRAERGSRADGAAPDRARIPPHRQSARSTNAAPDGCPTPAGEVDMRLAGAPTFLFSRHFFPSAWGDPIMRGPGVVRELAGTRGGLARVCHASRSPPHRGPGHHRGPHLARSQHPPRWAWRWLSSHPATLRRPRELSDCRLMSSVKDNVGRGLNIALVNDVNDLLKFIRPLHEGTLVFVASYDDPATKMNEETRKLFSDLGSKNVKDLAFRDSWVFVGAKGVQNKSPFEQHVKNSKHTNKYEGWPEALEMEGCIPRRTTAS; from the exons ATGGCGGGGGTGGCGCCTGCGGGCCGTGCTACCGCCCTGGGCCGCCATTGCCGGGCCTCTCGCTCCGCGCCGCGGAGCTCCCTCGCCTCGCCTCGCCGAGCAGAGCGGGGCAGCCGGGCTGACGGGGCTGCCCCTGACCGAGCTCGCATCCCCCCCCACCGCCAG AGCGCACGGTCCACAAACGCTGCACCTGACGGCTGCCCCACCCCAGCGGGAGAAGTGGACATGAGGTTGGCAG GAGCTCCCACCTTCCTGTTCTCCCGTCACTTCTTCCCAAGCGCCTGGGGAGATCCGATCATGAGAGGCCCTGGGGTCGTTCGGGAGCTCGCTGGCACCCGAGGAGGCCTTGCCCGTGTCTGTCATGCCTCTAGGTCCCCTCCGCATCGTGGCCCTGGTCATCACCGTGGGCCTCACCTGGCTCGTAGCCAGCATCCTCCTCGGTGGGCCTGGCGGTGGCTTTCCTCGCATCCAGCAACTCTTCGCCG GCCCAGAGAGCTCAGTGACTGCAG GCTCATGAGCAGTGTCAAGGACAACGTGGGCCGGGGACTGAACATCGCCCTGGTGAATG ATGTCAATGATCTACTGAAGTTTATCCGGCCGCTGCATGAAGGCACCCTGGTGTTTGTGGCTTCCTACGATGACCCAGCCACCAA GATGAATGAAGAGACCAGGAAGCTTTTCAGCGATCTGGGCAGCAAGAATGTCAAGGACCTGGCCTTCCGGGACAGCTGGGTGTTTGTAGGGGCCAAGGGTGTGCAGAACAAGAGCCCCTTTGAGCAG CACGTGAAGAACAGTAAGCACACCAATAAGTACGAAGGCTGGCCTGAGGCGCTGGAGATGGAAGGCTGCATCCCCAGGAGGACCACGGCCAGCTAG
- the FAM3A gene encoding protein FAM3A isoform X1, which yields MAGVAPAGRATALGRHCRASRSAPRSSLASPRRAERGSRADGAAPDRARIPPHRQSARSTNAAPDGCPTPAGEVDMRLAGAPTFLFSRHFFPSAWGDPIMRGPGVVRELAGTRGGLARVCHASRSPPHRGPGHHRGPHLARSQHPPRWAWRWLSSHPATLRRPRELSDCRLMSSVKDNVGRGLNIALVNGVSGELIEARAFDMWAGDVNDLLKFIRPLHEGTLVFVASYDDPATKMNEETRKLFSDLGSKNVKDLAFRDSWVFVGAKGVQNKSPFEQHVKNSKHTNKYEGWPEALEMEGCIPRRTTAS from the exons ATGGCGGGGGTGGCGCCTGCGGGCCGTGCTACCGCCCTGGGCCGCCATTGCCGGGCCTCTCGCTCCGCGCCGCGGAGCTCCCTCGCCTCGCCTCGCCGAGCAGAGCGGGGCAGCCGGGCTGACGGGGCTGCCCCTGACCGAGCTCGCATCCCCCCCCACCGCCAG AGCGCACGGTCCACAAACGCTGCACCTGACGGCTGCCCCACCCCAGCGGGAGAAGTGGACATGAGGTTGGCAG GAGCTCCCACCTTCCTGTTCTCCCGTCACTTCTTCCCAAGCGCCTGGGGAGATCCGATCATGAGAGGCCCTGGGGTCGTTCGGGAGCTCGCTGGCACCCGAGGAGGCCTTGCCCGTGTCTGTCATGCCTCTAGGTCCCCTCCGCATCGTGGCCCTGGTCATCACCGTGGGCCTCACCTGGCTCGTAGCCAGCATCCTCCTCGGTGGGCCTGGCGGTGGCTTTCCTCGCATCCAGCAACTCTTCGCCG GCCCAGAGAGCTCAGTGACTGCAG GCTCATGAGCAGTGTCAAGGACAACGTGGGCCGGGGACTGAACATCGCCCTGGTGAATG GGGTAAGCGGAGAGCTCATCGAGGCCCGCGCCTTCGACATGTGGGCGGGAG ATGTCAATGATCTACTGAAGTTTATCCGGCCGCTGCATGAAGGCACCCTGGTGTTTGTGGCTTCCTACGATGACCCAGCCACCAA GATGAATGAAGAGACCAGGAAGCTTTTCAGCGATCTGGGCAGCAAGAATGTCAAGGACCTGGCCTTCCGGGACAGCTGGGTGTTTGTAGGGGCCAAGGGTGTGCAGAACAAGAGCCCCTTTGAGCAG CACGTGAAGAACAGTAAGCACACCAATAAGTACGAAGGCTGGCCTGAGGCGCTGGAGATGGAAGGCTGCATCCCCAGGAGGACCACGGCCAGCTAG
- the FAM3A gene encoding protein FAM3A isoform X4 translates to MAGVAPAGRATALGRHCRASRSAPRSSLASPRRAERGSRADGAAPDRARIPPHRQSARSTNAAPDGCPTPAGEVDMRLAGPLRIVALVITVGLTWLVASILLGGPGGGFPRIQQLFAGPESSVTAEPRARKYKCGLPQPCPEEHLAFRMVSGAANVIGPKICLEDRMLMSSVKDNVGRGLNIALVNDVNDLLKFIRPLHEGTLVFVASYDDPATKMNEETRKLFSDLGSKNVKDLAFRDSWVFVGAKGVQNKSPFEQHVKNSKHTNKYEGWPEALEMEGCIPRRTTAS, encoded by the exons ATGGCGGGGGTGGCGCCTGCGGGCCGTGCTACCGCCCTGGGCCGCCATTGCCGGGCCTCTCGCTCCGCGCCGCGGAGCTCCCTCGCCTCGCCTCGCCGAGCAGAGCGGGGCAGCCGGGCTGACGGGGCTGCCCCTGACCGAGCTCGCATCCCCCCCCACCGCCAG AGCGCACGGTCCACAAACGCTGCACCTGACGGCTGCCCCACCCCAGCGGGAGAAGTGGACATGAGGTTGGCAG GTCCCCTCCGCATCGTGGCCCTGGTCATCACCGTGGGCCTCACCTGGCTCGTAGCCAGCATCCTCCTCGGTGGGCCTGGCGGTGGCTTTCCTCGCATCCAGCAACTCTTCGCCG GCCCAGAGAGCTCAGTGACTGCAG AGCCGAGGGCCAGGAAGTACAAATGCGGCCTGCCTCAGCCGTGTCCCGAGGAGCACCTGGCCTTCCGCATGGTCAGCGGGGCTGCCAACGTCATTGGACCCAAGATCTGCCTGGAGGACAGGAT GCTCATGAGCAGTGTCAAGGACAACGTGGGCCGGGGACTGAACATCGCCCTGGTGAATG ATGTCAATGATCTACTGAAGTTTATCCGGCCGCTGCATGAAGGCACCCTGGTGTTTGTGGCTTCCTACGATGACCCAGCCACCAA GATGAATGAAGAGACCAGGAAGCTTTTCAGCGATCTGGGCAGCAAGAATGTCAAGGACCTGGCCTTCCGGGACAGCTGGGTGTTTGTAGGGGCCAAGGGTGTGCAGAACAAGAGCCCCTTTGAGCAG CACGTGAAGAACAGTAAGCACACCAATAAGTACGAAGGCTGGCCTGAGGCGCTGGAGATGGAAGGCTGCATCCCCAGGAGGACCACGGCCAGCTAG